The DNA sequence GCTGAGATTGCAGCGAGATTCCCTTGTTTATGATATTGGTGCCGGAACCGGAAGTATTTCTGTGGAATGCGCCCGAATGGTAGTGGATGGAACGGTATACGCTATCGAAAAAAAGCCGGAAGCATGTAAGTTAATTGAACAGAATAAGTATAAGTTTGCAGCGAGCAACCTTCATATTATAGAAGGAGAGGCGTCGGAAGCATTAGAAGAACTTCCTACACCTACTCACGTTTTTATTGGAGGAAGCAGTGGAAAATTAGAAGAAATTTTGAATATTTTGTGGGAAAAGAACCCCAAAGTGCGCGTGGTGATAAATGCTATTTCATTAGAAACTATTGCAGAAGTGACAAGACTGATAAAGAAATACGATTTTGCAGAAAAAGAAATTGTGCAGGTAACCGTGGCGAAGTCAAAGGAAATTGGAAGTTATGAAATGATGATGGGGCAGAATCCGGTATATGTGGTGACGTTGCGGCGGTAGTTGAGAAAACATAAACAGATAGTTGTTTTACGGAGACAAAAACCGGTGTTATAGTAAAAGAAAAACCGGAGGAAAAACGTATGGATATGGAACAATTTGGCGAATATTTGGCAGAGTGTCGCAGAAACAAAAAGATGACGCAGGAAGAATTTTCGTGTAGACTCGGGGTAACTGCCCAGGCAGTGTCGAAATGGGAACGAGGACAGAGTTTTCCGGATATTGGGCTTTTGAGTGGAATTTGCAAGATTCTGGATGCAGACCCTTGTGAGCTTTTAAATATTTCAAGGACAGAAATTCGGATAGAAAGTAATGACCGAAAAGAGCAGCAGGAACTGTTAAATAATCTCTGTGCAGAACCGTTACAGATTATTTTTGGTGAAGACCTGATACCGGTTTTTGTGGAAGGACTTAAAACAGAACTGGTAGCAGAAAAACGTTTGGAAACGGTAAGAAAAACAGGAATTCTTGTACCGGTCATCAGAATTCGCGATTCGGTGGAACTTGGAAACAGGGAGTATCGTATTACAGCATATGATAAGGTATTGCGTCAAGGAAGTGTAGAGCATATCACGGAAACTACTTACGAAACGCTAATAAGCGAAATCTTTGAACAGTGCAGACAGCATTATGATGTGGTATTAAACAAACAATTAGTCAAGAATCTGATTGATCATATCAGAGACGAATATCCGGGAGTAGTAGAAGGATTGGTTCCGGATAAGATTTCGTATCTTTTTGTGAAGAAGGTATTAGCCGAGTTGGTAAGAGAAAAGAAAAGTATTCACAA is a window from the Roseburia sp. 499 genome containing:
- a CDS encoding helix-turn-helix domain-containing protein, with the protein product MDMEQFGEYLAECRRNKKMTQEEFSCRLGVTAQAVSKWERGQSFPDIGLLSGICKILDADPCELLNISRTEIRIESNDRKEQQELLNNLCAEPLQIIFGEDLIPVFVEGLKTELVAEKRLETVRKTGILVPVIRIRDSVELGNREYRITAYDKVLRQGSVEHITETTYETLISEIFEQCRQHYDVVLNKQLVKNLIDHIRDEYPGVVEGLVPDKISYLFVKKVLAELVREKKSIHNMIGILEVLEEEVVEKGVTDIKEIVKLF